GATTCCCTTCTTTTCCGCCACTATATTTGCAACAGGTCGAATTGTATAAGTCACTGCTCCTGTATTTTTGTCCTGGCTGAAAATAGTATGGATCACAAAGTCCCGATCGTTCACCGGCCAAGGTGCCCCGTTCTGGATATAAATATACTTTTCTCTTGTGTTCAAAACTTTCACAGCTTCTGCATGCTTACAATCTTTGAACCAACTTACGTAATTCGGATTGTCTTCCATGAGAGAGATCACAGTGTTTAGATCCGCTTTGAGTTTTGTTTTTCCACGGAATTCTTTGAAATCCGAACCTTCTACAGCTCTGGTATGGACTGTGATCCCGTTTTTCTCCTTCTCCAGATCCCAAGAAAATATTTGCATGGGGATCAATAGAAAAGCGATAAAATAGAAATGTTTCATTAGAATACAACCTCTCGGAGAATGACTTCGAATTGAAGCTATGATCTAACCGGATCTTAGATCAGATCAACCGTAAAATTGGACCGACCTTTTCTGCAGTGGGAAATATTAATCAAAATCTAAGGAGCTGGGTTCTCTTTTGTATTTAAGGGGTTTTTGTAGGTATTTGATAAGAAGGACCTTATTTCCTTTTTCGTTAAATTTTACCACGTCGAAAACTTTTCGGGTCATCATGATCCCACGTCCATGGGTATAACTCTCCTCGTTCAGTTTTTCTCCGTCCAAATTTAAGATCTTCTTAAAATCGAAACCGTCTCCTTCGTCTTCTATCTCGAAACCGATCCTTTTGGAATTTAAAGAATACGCAACCTTTACATTCCTTGCCCCGTAAAAAGCCTCTCTTTGTCTTTTTTGGATGAACTCCATGTAATTTCCGGATTTCATAGCTTCCGTTTTTTCATCAAAGCTGATACCGAGATTCCCATGTTCGATCGCATTGATCAAAACTTCTCTGAGGCAAGTACGGATCGCAGTGATCACTTCCGATCCTGCAAATTGGCTCAGATTAGAAGTGAGTTGCCTACTCAAGATATCCGCATTTCTTAGATAATTGTTCACAGTGAAATGCATACTTTCCGAGACCAAAAAGCGGGAAAGAATATCCTCAGAGATCTCTGAGACCTTACCTAATACCTTTCTTCCCGCCTCGCTCTCAAAGGATTGGAGACGGATCTTTACAGGTTTAGGTTCCATTACATATTTCTGTTTGAACTCCGAATGGAATTCTACGGTCTTTCTGGTCCTTAAATGTTCCTCTAGTTTTTCCTTGGCAAGAAGAAGTACGATAGAACCTTCCTGAGTATCCAGAGTATAGATCAGATCTAAGAAATTTTTACCTTCCACTTCTAGAGGTTTATAACCTGTAAGCCTGGAAAGAGTGCGGTTTGCATCTTTGATATTTCCCTCTTGGTCCAATGTAAGAAGAAGTTCTTCTGCTCCTTCAAACAAATTCCTAAATCTTAGTTCCGATTGTTCGATTGCCTGCTTTGCCTCGTTCAGATCTTCTACCTTGGAAGAAAGATCCTTGGACAGATCGTTCACACGATCGGCTAATGACAAAGCCAAAAGAAGAATATGCATTGCAGTTCCGATCTCCACTCCCCAATACGCCAAAGAGATTGTATGAGGAATGATCCCGGAAAATCTCAGAGTAAATACGAATGCCCCTGTAACGAGTGCAAGCCAGGCGCCTAAAAAGAAAAGTGTAGGCCTTAGATTTCTGGAAAATCCTTGGAAGCCGAGATACAAGATCGCGACCAAAGTGATCGTAGAAAGGAATATATAAAGCGCCAATGCAAAGCCGAACGGAAGAAAATATCCGACAACTGTAAGTATATAAGATAATATTGATATTCCCTTAAGGACCTTATTAGAATTCGAATAATGATTAGGAGCATCGAAGTAGAGTCTGATAAAATCAGCTGTTGTCCCAGAAACCAAAAATGTAAAAGAAGTGATGATATGACTTGCCCAAACCACCGAGTTCGGCCAGAAAAATTGAAACGAATATCCGTGAAGAGACCATTGGGCCAAAACCCCAGAGCCGACATATCCGAAAAATGCTAGGTATGTTTTTTCCTTAGTAGATAAGAACAGAAATAGATTATATAATGCCATGACCAAAAGAGATCCGAAATAGATCCCAAGTAATATTTGCTCATGGCTTATATTGGAAAAAAAGTCCTGAGACTTATATGCGAACACAGCAAAGTTAACCGAACTTTTGGTCTGGATCCTGAGATAAACTGTGTCCTTCTCCCCTGCCTTTAATTCCAAAGGAAAACTGGGAAATCTATATTGGATCGGCCTTTCTTCAAAAGGAATCCTGTCTCCTCCCCGAAAAAAAACCTTGTCCCCTTTGGAGGCAAGATACAATTCTGCCTTGTCCAACTGGCTATAATGGATCTCCAAAATCCAGGAAATGGAATGAGAAGATTTATTTTCTACTGGGATCTTGAACCAATGAGCCAGATCCGAATAACCTAAACTCCCGGAAGAAAGAGGATAAAACTCTTTCTTTTGCATTTTTTCGAATTGAGTATCCCCATCCTCGTCCGCCCAAACCTCTGCGTAAGGCACCAAGGAAATCCCATCATACGGAAGAGAAGAAGGATCGAATGCGAAAATCGGACTACAAATGGAAAAAGATAAAAAAGTGAACGAGAGTTTACAAAAAACTCTCCAAGACAAAAAATTCTGAATGTCTAAAAGTCCTTTCACTCTTTCTAAAAAACCGGAGGGAAAAGTTTGACTTCTGGCGGATCGGCAAGCAAGTCAAAATTCTCCCTTCGGAGACTAAAAGAGGATTTTAGCCTTTTTTGCTTTTAGACGCCGCATCTTTTATGAGTCCTGCGGCAATTTCGTTCCTCTGGATCTGGCTTGTGCCTTCGTAGATTTGTAGGATTTTAGCGTCCCTGTAAAATTTTTCCACAGGATATTCTTTGGTGTATCCGTATCCGCCGAAAATTTGCACCGCGTCGGATGCCACTTGGACCGAAGAATCGGATGCATAACATTTTGCCATCGCGGAAAATTTTGCTGCGTCTTTATGAAAAGTCTCCGCATACACGCCTGCTTTGTAGGTGAGAAGCCTGGAACCTTCTATCTTGATCGCCATGTCGGCAAGCATATGCTGGATCGCCTGGAAAGAAGAGATTGTAGTTCCGAACTGTTCTCTTTCTCTAGAGTATTCGATCGCAGCATCGAATGCACCCTGCATCAAACCTACTGCCCCTGCCGCAACCGCCGGTCTGGAAAGGATCAATGTTTTGAACGCATGCAAGAATCCCATATTCTCTTTTCCACCCAAAAGATTTTCTTCCGGGATCTCACAGTCTTCCATGATGAGCTGTCTTGTTTCGGAACATCTGATCCCCAACTTGTCTTCCTTCTTTCCGAAAGAAAATCCTTTGGTCCCTTTTTCAATAATGAAACAAGAGATCCCTCTTGGGCCTCTGTCCTTGTCGGTTATCGCAAACACTGTATAGATATCAGCTTGGCCGGCGCTACTAATCCATTGTTTGGTACCGTTCAGAACATAACGGTCCCCTTTTTTCACTGCACTGGTCGCCATCGCAGGAACGTCTGAACCTGCTCCTGGTTCCGACAAACCGAATGCAGCTGTCTTTTCACCCGAGGCGAGAAGAGGAAGCCATTTGTCTTTTTGGGCTTTGGTTCCACCTACATCGATTGGCAGAGCTCCTAGTTTTGTAGAAGTGAATGCGGTATTTACTCCCAAACATCCCCAGGAAATTTCCTCTGCGAGTACGATACCTCCCATCATTCCATAACCTAGTCCGCCATGTTCTTCGTCGAACAATGCCTGGTACAATCCTGCTTCTTTAAATTTTTGTAAAATAGCTTTCGGATACTCGTTGTTTTCGTCGTAGTGCATTCTGTTCGGAACGACTTCCTTTCTGACTACGTCCCTGACCAGTTCTCTGAGTTGTATTAATTCCTCTGGTAATTCGAATTGAAGCGGTGAATTCAAGCTTGCCTCCCAATGATATTCTTTTTCAAATTCGGATATTGATTCCTAGGCAATCTTTAGAATAAGGGACTGAATGATCAAGCGAAGCTTTTCGCTCCGCTTGCAAGAATGGATGGATGGTTTGTTATACGAACTAAAAAGAAAGATCTAAATGATTATTTTAGATTCCAGGCCAGAACGCCCAATAATACAAACTTCAGCACCTCCCATTTTTCCATCTTAGGTCTTCCGTTCCATACAAGACCTAAACTTAAGAACGCAAAGAAGAACCAAACTCCAAAGCCTGAATACATGGCCAGAGATATCTTTCCTAGTTTCAAAAGTTTTAATAGATAAACGGAAAGTCCGGCAAGAACTAGAAACTGCAAGATCCCATAGACCTTTTTGGAAGTTGAAATTGTCGGATCGAATTTAACGTAAGTGGATCTGTTGATTTCTGGGACCTTCTTCTCTCCTCCCAATGAATCAGGTCTCCAGTCCGGTTTTTTGATAAGAAGAAGAAGTTTATCTTTCCAACTGGGAGTGGCCTTTACTAAATTCCAAAGGGAAATATACACATGTAAATTTGCCCAAATAGGATTGAATGTAGGAAGAGGTTCCGTCAGTCCATAGATCGGCTCCTTCTTCTCCTCCGCATATGTTCCAAACCAGCGATCCCAGAGAATCAATATGCCACCGTGATTCTTATCCAAGTATTCAGGATCTCTTCCGTGATGGACCCTATGATGAGAAGGAGTCAAAAGGACTTTTTCCATCCAACCCAATTTTCCGATCAATCGAGTGTGAACCCAAAATTGATAGATCTTCAAGATCCCATGGCAGATAAAGAACATCCACCAAGGAATTCCAAGAAGAGCCAAAGGAAGATTGAAAGCATATTCAAAAATCCTTTGGAACATGGATTGGCGAAGTGCCACAGTTAGATTAAATTCTTCGCTGGAATGATGGGTCACATGACATGCCCAGAGAAGATGGATCTCATGAGTTGCGCGATGAAACCAATAATAAATAAAATCCACAGCGATCAGAACGAATGTCCATGCAAGAAAAGACTCTAAATTGAATTCCCAACCGTTAGAGGTTTTCGACAAAGGAGAAGAAGATGGAAATTCCCCAAAATGAAAAAGACTTTGGACGGAATAATATATTCTAATTTTATCATACAGGAGAATGGCGCCCAATGTAATGACCACTCCAGTAAAGGAATACAGTATCCCAGTCGCCAAATCGGAAACGGAATCATTCCATCTATAAACTGACCTTCTTCTTCCCCATAAAAATTCCAACAAAGCTAGTCCGAGGAAAAAAGGAACTGCCTTGTCTAAAATCGTTTCTTGCATATCGCAAACACTCAACTGCCTAGTTTACTGTATTTAAAAATTTTGCCAATTTACGGACCAAAAACCTAGGAGTGATCCGGATCGATTGTGCCATTACCTTGTTTGCCATTCCTGAGATCACTACAACCTTTCCTGCTTTTACTCCTTGGTATCCTACCTTTGCCACATAAGCCGGGTCCGCTTTAGGAACAAGACTGCTATTTAAGATCGCAGACTTATCCATTTCCGCTCTTTTAAAAAATTCGGTTTTAGTAGGCCCGGGACAAAGACAGGTTACGTTCACTCCGTCTTTACGAACTTCTTCCGCAAGACCTTCCGAGAAGAATAGAACGTACGCCTTGGAAGCATAATAATTCGTCATCATTGGACCTGGCTGGAAAGCTGCAGTAGAAGCCACGTTCAGAATTTTTCCTGTATGTCTTTCTCTCATATCTTTTAGAAAAAGATGAGTTAATTCCACAAGAGAAGTCACATTGACTTGGATCAGATCCAATTCTTCTTTCAGATCTAAAGAATGGAATTTTCCATTTGTTCCAAAGCCTGCGTTATTCACCAGAAGATCCACGATCGCTTTTTTCTTTTTGGCGAAGTCGTAAATTTTTTTAGGAGATTTTGGATCGGATAAATCTGCGGAAAGAACTTCTACATTTGCCCCCAAACTTTCCATTTCCTTTTTTACAGAGTTCAAGGTTTTGAGATTTCTCGCTACAAGAATGAGATCGTAACCATCTTTTGCGGCCAATTTGGAAATTTCATAACCGATGCCTACGCTTGCTCCGGTAATTAATGCTGTTTTTTTCATGATCTATAAGATTCCTTTTCGAAAGAGTAAAAGCGCTTTTTATCGCAGCCAATTTTAGATTTAGATTTCCTTTCAGGAAAGTAGAAATTAAAAATCCGCGGCAGTTCCCATTCTTTCTGATCAAACCTATGAAAAAGACTTTACCATACTACTTGTATTTGAATGATCCTAGGCTCTTATGATAAAACTATACGGTTATCCGATCAGCAATTATACGAATAAGGTCAAATTGGCACTTTTAGAAAAAGGTTTGGAGTTCGAAGAAATTCGTACACCCTTCTCCCAAGAAGAGGAGTTTTTAGAAAAAAGCCCAATGGGAAAAATTCCTTACCTTGAAGTGGATGGAAAATATCTGGTAGAATCCCAGGCAATTATAGAATTTTTAGAAGATGCTTATCCGAATAGCAAACGTTTGATCCCAGCAGATCCATTCGAAGCGGCTCAAGTTAGAACGATTATTTCCTTTATCGAAAATTATATCGATATTCCAGCCCGCAGATTGTACGAATCGATTGTAGAAGGTAAAACAATCTCTCCTGAAACTGTAGAACTAACAAAACTCGCGATCCAAAAAGGAGCGAGAGCACTTTCGAGAGTGGCAAAATTTTCTCCTTATATTGCAGGCAAAGAATTTACAGCTGCCGACTGCTCCGCGTTTGCCACCTTTCAGATCATAAACGATCATATCGCGGATTGGATCTCTCCAAATCCACTCTTCGAAATTCCAGGATTACAAGCATATCTGGATATGATGATGCAGAATCCAAACGCCGCAAAAGTGGACAAACCAAAGTCAGTCGTAATGAAAGCTTTAAAGAGACTCCGAAAATAGATCGGATCTAAAGTTCAGATTTTGTGCGCTGCGTTTTCTCTGAGAAAAATTCGGTTCAAACCTAGTTGCAAAAAATCTGGTTGACTGGCTCGGTTCACAAATTAACCTGCTGGTGTCTTTATGGAAGCAGAGAAAGTCATTTCGGTCCCTATCAAAGAACTTCCTCACTTAAAAGTGATCCTAGCCGGATGGTATAATTTTTTAAAGGATAGTTACGATCAGAAAACGATAGACGCAAACGCCTTTAAAGACTCTTTAAAGACGAATGTGGTCTACAATATTGATTCCGACCAGATAGAATTACTACTTTCAGGCACGGAACAGTTGCTTCAAAGCTTCCGCAAAAAACTTTCTTAAAGCCGCTCAAGCTACTAAATCATAGAGTTTTAATAGAGCGTCCGGTTCAGGATCTCGTCCCAGAAAACGTTTGAATAGGATCATCGCGTTTTCGGAGCCTCCTTTTTCCAAGATCTCAGTTCTGTATTTTGCCGCCAGATCCTCGTCAAAAATCCCCTTGGACCTGAACGCAAAAAAGGCGTCCGCTGCCAGAAGTTCCGCCCATTTATAACTATAATAACCTGCCGCATATCCTCCTGAGAAAATATGCCCAAATCCGTTCTGGAACTTGTTATATTCAGGAGGAAAAAGAACGCTTATATCTTTTCGAACTAAATCCAGAATATTCTGCACTTCTTCTTCCGAATACTTTTGGAGATGGATCCTTATATCAAAAATTCCGAATTCTAGCTGACGGACAACTCCCATCGCAGCCAAAAAGTTCTTAGTATCTTTTAATTTTTGCGCCAATTCTTTTGGGATAGGTTTTCCTGTTTCATAATGAAATGCGAAGAAGTTTAACACTTCCGGCTCATATGCAAAATTTTCCAAAAACTGAGAAGGAAATTCCACTGCATCCCATTCTACACCATTGATCCCGCTGACAGGAGGCTCTTCTATTTTTGCACAAAGATGATGGAGAGCATGTCCCATCTCATGGAAAAATGTGACAACATCCGAATGATTTAAAAGAGAAGGAGCTGAATCCTTAGAAGGAGGAAAATTACAAACCACGAATGCAGAAGGTAGGATCATCCTATTTGGAAGCCTATTACGGGTTTCCCAATGGTTCATCCAGGCCCCGCCCTGTTTGTCCTTTCTTGCCTCCAGATCCAAATATAACCTTGCGATAATTTCGGAGCCGTTTCTGACGTGATAGACTTCCGTTTTAGGATCCCAAATCGGAGCGTTCGTCTTCTCAAATTTTAATCCTAAAAGTTTTTCCAAAAAGGAGAAGGTCCCTTTTACAACTGTACTCTTTTCGAAGTAAGGACGGGTCTCTTCTTCGTCAAAATCGTAATTTTTCTTCTTTAACTTCTCGGAAACATAAGCGCTATCAAATGCTTGGAAATCTGGAATGTGAATGGATGAAGCGAATTTTTTGAGTTCTGAAATTTCCTTCTCCGCTATTGGCCTAGCTAGTTTACCGATTCTTTGTAGGAAGTCCAGCACCTGTTCCGGAGAATCCGCAACCTTAGTTGCCAGAGAAGCTTCTGCGTAATTTTTATATCCGAGTAAGTTAGCGGACTCGTCTCTTAAAGCCAGTATCTCTTCTAAAATTTTACCGTTGCCGGGGGCACGAGTTACATAGGCCTTGTACAATTCTTCTCTTTTGGAACGATTGCTTCCATAAGTCATATAACAATTATAACTCGGGAACTGAAGAGTGAAGGAGTAAGTCCCATCCTCATTTCTGTATAATGCCTTGTCGGACTCTGGAATCTCTTTTACATCTTCTTCAGATTCGATTTTCATTTCGAAAGAATTTGTGGAATCCAAAAGATTTTGAGAAAATTGGTTAGAAAGGTCTGACAACCTAAGTTGTATTTCTTGCAGACGATTTTTTTTATCTTCCGGAAGCCCTACTCCGCCCAATTTGAATTGAAGGATTGCATCTTCCAGAACCTTGTTCTTTGGTCTGTCTAGTGAAGACTTTTCTTTCTCATAAATTTGAGAGTATAATTTGAATAATTCTTCGTTCTGTCCTAACTCAGTATAAAATTCGGTAATCTCAGGTAGGATCTCAGTATAATGTTCTTTTGTTTCTTCGCTGTTCTTAACACTATTTAGGTGAGAAAGTACCGTAAATTCTTCCTGCAATTCCTCAATGGAATCGTTTAGAGGTCGTATTACGGACTCGTAATTTACATCCTTCTTTCGGATTATATCTTCCAAAACCTTTTTAGAGTTTTGTATTTTCTCTCGCACCTTCTCCTTTTGGTAAGAAAGTGCGATTTGGGGAAATTCTCTGAATAGAACTGCTGGACTCATCGATTCCAGACTTTCTCCTCCCGAATGGAAAAGCATCAATTTTCCATCTTGACAAGATTGAAAAACTGATTCGAATTCCTCCATTCCGACCCTTTCTTATGAGATCTTATCTTCTGATTCCTATATTCTTTTTGTATTTGGGCTGCACAAGTCCACCTTTGCCTGTATTCCAAACTACCGAAGGGATCTGTCCTAAGTCGGATCTTTTCGTTTTATCCCAGCCTGAGATAGATGTGCAAACTGGGAATGACCTGGTCGGGATCTATTGTAAGGCGAATATCACGCCGATTGGATTCGAATGGGAAATTAGTTTAGTGTTTCAAGATGAGATCCATCCAAACGCATTGAAGGATTTTTTCTATAGGATATACAGAAGAGTCCGTTACGGTAGGACCTACGACATTGAATCCTTTTTGGTCCGATTAGAACCGGATGGTAAAACTTTTCAACTAGATCTAAAGAATGTTTACTCAGGAGATCAGATCTTCCAAGAGGACCCGGTTGTTCATAAGGATAGGATACTTTCTTCTTCTATTTTGGAAAATAGAAGTTCAATGCCTATTCTTTATGTGAATACCTGGAATCATATGTTTGGGGAGAAGGACAATAACCCGGAGCTTTCCAAGCAAGAGATCCAAATTTCCGAGTTTCGCTTCGGATCCAGAAGCCAACTGGACGGGTATTTCGGGACTTACTGAAGCCGAAAAAGCCTTTTCCGAGCAGAGGATCTCAAAATCCTGGAAGAAACTAAAAACGAAGCAGGAGTTCTCACAATGGCTAAAATCCCTACTTCCCCCTTTGCGGAACTAGGCCCCAAAACTCCGGTGGAAACCGGAACCGTAAAACGGGGTATTTACGGTAGATATCTAGAAGAATTTACCGAAGGAGCAATTTTCGAACATCCGAGAGAACTGACCATCGATCGTTCTTTTGCTCAAGAGTTTGCTACTACTTTTATGGAAGCGAACCCTCTTTATCTTTCCGCTCCTTACGCGCAAGCTCATGGATTCAAAGATCTATTAGTTTCTCCTTTGATGGTGTTCAACGTGGCGCTTTCTCTCGGAGTTCAAAACGATTCCGAAAAAGCGTTAGCGAATCTTGGATACTATGACGTTCAATTCCTGAAACCTGTGTATCCTGGAGATACCCTTTCCGCTAAAACCAAAATTATCAAAATAGATGATAAGGGTGCGGACAAACCTGGAATCGTTCATGTTCGTACGATCTGTTTGAACCAAAACAGGGAACTAGTACTTCAATACGAAAGAAAGATCATGATCTATCATTCTAACGGAAAGCCGAAAGGAACTCCGAAACCTGTGATCAAAGAAGCTTTCTTCCCGGAAACTGATAGCCCTGTTATCGAACTTCCTGAGCTAAAATTTCCCAAAGGTTTCGAAACCGCTACTTGGTCAGATACTTATTTCGAAAATTTCGCGGCAGGTCAGATCTATATCCACCAAAACGGCAGAACGATCACTGACGAACATTTCCCTTGGACCTATAGAGTAGGTAACACTCACCCACTTCATTACGATAAATTGTATTCTTCCGGAATTTCCGGCCCAATGGGTGGAGAACCTGTCGTTTACGGAGGACTCGTATTCGCATGGTTATGTGGACTTTCTTCTAGAGATGTGACTGAGAATGTTCTTTGGGATCTTGGATTTACCGAAGGATATCATACTCAACCTTCTTTCAGTGGGGACACTGTGACTGCGATCACCAGAGTTCTAGCTGTAAAGGACAGAGGGACCGAATTCGGTATTCCTGCGGGAGAAGTTCATCTTCAGTTCATCGGTCTGAAAAACATCAAGGCGAACGACGCCTTCGAAAAATTCGGAGCCGATCTATTCTTAAAAGAGAACGATAAGAAAAAACACGGTAAGGAAAAACTTCCTGAGAAAATTTTCGAGATCGAAAGAAAGATCTTAGTTAAGAAGAAGTAAGAGACTCAGAGGTTAAAAGAGTCGCTAAGATTTTTCCACACAGAGCCACGAAGACACAAAGAGATTTCTTTGGTTTAATAAACTAAGAGACAACTCCGTGGCTCAGTGCCTCTGTGTGAGACTGCCCCTGTGCCTCTTTTATCTCAGTATCTTTACCCCTCTAAGGTCGCGCTCATTGAGCCTTTGGAGGCGGGAAGCAAAGGATCCGGTCCATAATTTAAGATCAGATCTTGGATATGTTCTGCGTGTTCTAATTCACCGGCAAACACTACCGTCTTTTTCTGAGCGTCTACTTCTACAGCATGACCGAAAGCTTGCTCTGGAGTCATCTTACATACGTCCATGAGCATAGTGATCACATATTCGTAAGTATGTTCGTTATCATCCCATAAAACCACTCTCCAGGGTCCTCCGATCTGCACCGGTTCTTCTGTGGTGGTTTCTTCTATCGAGGGTGAGTTAGGCATGACACGAAATCTTAATGCCCGGCAAAATACCGGGCTATTTGGATTGGACTGCTTTTTTTGCTAGTTCCACTATGTTTTTGGATCTAAGACCGAAATAATCCAGAAGCCCGGACCAGGTGCCGGATTTACCGAAACTGTCCTTCATTCCCAGCTTTAGAACACGCACAGGATGTTCTTCGGATAAGAATTCGCTGACTGCAGAACCCAGTCCACCGATCACATTATGCTCTTCGCAGGTAACAACTGCACCGCAAAGTTTAGCATATTTTAATATAGCTTCTTTATCGATAGGCTTAATGGTCGCCATATTCAAAAGAGTGGCTTGGATACCTTCTGCTTCCAGCTCTTTTACAGCGATCATTGCTTCGTTTACCAGAACTCCGTTTGCGATGATAAGAACGTCTTTACCTTCTCTCATCACTTCAGCTTTTCCGATCTCGAATTTATAATTTTCTCTTTCGATCAAAGGAAGATTCGGACGGCCTACTCTTACGTAAACAGGTCCCTTATAATCTGCAATTGCATGAATGATCTGTTTTGTTTCGTTATAATCGGAAGGACAGATCACTACCATTTCAGGAATGGCTCTCATAGTGGCAAAATCTTCGATACATTGGTGAGAAGCCCCGTCCTCACCAACTGTAATTCCACCGTGAGAAGCTACTAATTTCACGTTCAAGAAAGGATAAACTACGCTATTACGCACTACTTCCCAGGCTCTTCCGGATAAAAACATCGCGAAAGAAGAAGCAAATGGAACGTAACCTGAAAGAGCGAGTCCGGCTGCATGCCCCACTAAATTCTGCTCTGCAACCCCTACGTTGAAAAAACGATCCGGAAATGCTTTTGCGAATTTATTGGTTTTAGTAGAACCGGAAAGATCCGCGTCTAGTACTACGATATCGGAACGCCCGGCACCTAATTCGTGCAATGCGTCTCCGTAACCGTCTCTGGTTGCTTTTTGATCTGCGCTAGATGCGGATACTGCTCCCATTAACCTTTCAATGCTCCTGCTTTATCAGTTCTTTCCCAGGTGAATGTTTCTCCACTTCTTCCGAAATGTCCGTAAGCGGCGGTTTCCCTGTATTTTCTTCCCTTATCCAATAACTGTAAGGACTCAGTGATCCCTCTTGGAGTCAGTTTGAAGTTTGCTTTAATTCTTTTAACGATCTCTTCTTCGGAAAGTTTACCTGTTCCAAAAGTGTCCACATGAACCGAAACTGGCTCAGCTACACCGATCGCATAAGCCAACTGCACCTCACATTGGGATGCAAGACCTGCAGCTACCACGTTTTTCGCGATATATCTACCCATGTAAGCAGCGGAACGGTCCACTTTGGAAGGATCTTTTCCGGAGAATGCTCCACCACCATGTCTTCCGAAACCACCGTAAGTATCCACAATGATCTTACGTCCGGTCAGACCTGTATCTCCGTGAGGCCCACCGATAATGAACTGTCCGGTAGGGTTAATAAAATATTTCGTATCTTTCAAGAAATTGGCAGGGATGACCTTCTTGATACATTGCTCAATTACAGATTCTTCGATCTGTTTGTGAGAAACATCAGGAGAGTGTTGAGTGGAAATCACAACGGTGTCCACACGAACCGGTTTACCGTTCTTGTATTCCACGGTTACCTGGGACTTAGCGTCCGGACGAAGCCATTTTAATGTGCCGTTATGTCGAAGACCGGATAAATGCCTTACTAATTCATGGGAATAGTAGATCGGCATAGGCATCAGTTCAGGAGTTTCGTCGATTGCGAAACCGAACATCAAACCTTGGTCTCCAGCTCCTTGCTCCTTAAACAGACCTTCTCCCTCTGTAACACCTTGAGAAATATCAGGACTTTGGGCGTGAATATGGGAAGAAACCACTGCAAACTCAGCATCGAATCCAAGGGAAACATCGTTGTATCCGATATCCTTGATTACGTTTCTTGCGATCTCTACTGCGTCAATTTTTCCCTTGCTGGTAACTTCTCCGGCAACTACTACCAAATTGGTAGTCACTAAAGTCTCGCAGGCTACCCTGGATTTAAGATCCTGAGCTAGATACG
Above is a genomic segment from Leptospira johnsonii containing:
- a CDS encoding START domain-containing protein → MKHFYFIAFLLIPMQIFSWDLEKEKNGITVHTRAVEGSDFKEFRGKTKLKADLNTVISLMEDNPNYVSWFKDCKHAEAVKVLNTREKYIYIQNGAPWPVNDRDFVIHTIFSQDKNTGAVTYTIRPVANIVAEKKGIVRGTLKGFWKFVPVGDEIEVTYQILSDPGGSIPTSIANFVVVDIPYETLRKMKEKVTESKYINSPKHPDLIVPVAK
- a CDS encoding 7TM diverse intracellular signaling domain-containing protein, whose product is MKGLLDIQNFLSWRVFCKLSFTFLSFSICSPIFAFDPSSLPYDGISLVPYAEVWADEDGDTQFEKMQKKEFYPLSSGSLGYSDLAHWFKIPVENKSSHSISWILEIHYSQLDKAELYLASKGDKVFFRGGDRIPFEERPIQYRFPSFPLELKAGEKDTVYLRIQTKSSVNFAVFAYKSQDFFSNISHEQILLGIYFGSLLVMALYNLFLFLSTKEKTYLAFFGYVGSGVLAQWSLHGYSFQFFWPNSVVWASHIITSFTFLVSGTTADFIRLYFDAPNHYSNSNKVLKGISILSYILTVVGYFLPFGFALALYIFLSTITLVAILYLGFQGFSRNLRPTLFFLGAWLALVTGAFVFTLRFSGIIPHTISLAYWGVEIGTAMHILLLALSLADRVNDLSKDLSSKVEDLNEAKQAIEQSELRFRNLFEGAEELLLTLDQEGNIKDANRTLSRLTGYKPLEVEGKNFLDLIYTLDTQEGSIVLLLAKEKLEEHLRTRKTVEFHSEFKQKYVMEPKPVKIRLQSFESEAGRKVLGKVSEISEDILSRFLVSESMHFTVNNYLRNADILSRQLTSNLSQFAGSEVITAIRTCLREVLINAIEHGNLGISFDEKTEAMKSGNYMEFIQKRQREAFYGARNVKVAYSLNSKRIGFEIEDEGDGFDFKKILNLDGEKLNEESYTHGRGIMMTRKVFDVVKFNEKGNKVLLIKYLQKPLKYKREPSSLDFD
- a CDS encoding SDR family NAD(P)-dependent oxidoreductase, yielding MKKTALITGASVGIGYEISKLAAKDGYDLILVARNLKTLNSVKKEMESLGANVEVLSADLSDPKSPKKIYDFAKKKKAIVDLLVNNAGFGTNGKFHSLDLKEELDLIQVNVTSLVELTHLFLKDMRERHTGKILNVASTAAFQPGPMMTNYYASKAYVLFFSEGLAEEVRKDGVNVTCLCPGPTKTEFFKRAEMDKSAILNSSLVPKADPAYVAKVGYQGVKAGKVVVISGMANKVMAQSIRITPRFLVRKLAKFLNTVN
- a CDS encoding sterol desaturase family protein, with the translated sequence MQETILDKAVPFFLGLALLEFLWGRRRSVYRWNDSVSDLATGILYSFTGVVITLGAILLYDKIRIYYSVQSLFHFGEFPSSSPLSKTSNGWEFNLESFLAWTFVLIAVDFIYYWFHRATHEIHLLWACHVTHHSSEEFNLTVALRQSMFQRIFEYAFNLPLALLGIPWWMFFICHGILKIYQFWVHTRLIGKLGWMEKVLLTPSHHRVHHGRDPEYLDKNHGGILILWDRWFGTYAEEKKEPIYGLTEPLPTFNPIWANLHVYISLWNLVKATPSWKDKLLLLIKKPDWRPDSLGGEKKVPEINRSTYVKFDPTISTSKKVYGILQFLVLAGLSVYLLKLLKLGKISLAMYSGFGVWFFFAFLSLGLVWNGRPKMEKWEVLKFVLLGVLAWNLK
- a CDS encoding acyl-CoA dehydrogenase family protein, translated to MNSPLQFELPEELIQLRELVRDVVRKEVVPNRMHYDENNEYPKAILQKFKEAGLYQALFDEEHGGLGYGMMGGIVLAEEISWGCLGVNTAFTSTKLGALPIDVGGTKAQKDKWLPLLASGEKTAAFGLSEPGAGSDVPAMATSAVKKGDRYVLNGTKQWISSAGQADIYTVFAITDKDRGPRGISCFIIEKGTKGFSFGKKEDKLGIRCSETRQLIMEDCEIPEENLLGGKENMGFLHAFKTLILSRPAVAAGAVGLMQGAFDAAIEYSREREQFGTTISSFQAIQHMLADMAIKIEGSRLLTYKAGVYAETFHKDAAKFSAMAKCYASDSSVQVASDAVQIFGGYGYTKEYPVEKFYRDAKILQIYEGTSQIQRNEIAAGLIKDAASKSKKG